The following proteins are co-located in the Myroides profundi genome:
- the aqpZ gene encoding aquaporin Z, which translates to MKNYFAEFFGTFWLVLGGCGSALFAAGVPDVGIGFVGVSLAFGLTVLTMAYAVGPISGGHFNPAVSIGMYIGGRFSGKEILPYIGSQLAGAICAAVVLYLIYMGSSVCCIDNKLPGAFAANGYGHLSPSGFNLLSAFVTEFVLTAFFILIILGATDKKASGKFAGIAIGLALTLIHLISIPITNTSVNPARSISQALFAGGEYIPQLWLFITAPILGAIVGGVIYKYLLQDRN; encoded by the coding sequence ATGAAAAATTATTTTGCTGAGTTCTTCGGAACTTTTTGGTTAGTATTAGGAGGGTGTGGTAGTGCTTTATTTGCAGCAGGGGTACCTGATGTAGGCATTGGGTTTGTAGGTGTATCTCTAGCTTTTGGTCTGACGGTTTTGACTATGGCTTATGCGGTAGGACCTATTTCAGGAGGTCATTTTAATCCTGCTGTATCCATAGGAATGTATATAGGGGGAAGATTTTCAGGAAAAGAAATTCTACCTTATATAGGATCACAACTCGCTGGAGCAATATGTGCAGCTGTTGTATTATACCTGATTTATATGGGTAGCTCAGTCTGTTGTATTGACAATAAATTACCAGGAGCATTTGCAGCCAACGGATATGGGCATTTATCACCTAGTGGGTTTAATCTACTATCTGCTTTTGTTACAGAGTTTGTATTAACAGCTTTCTTTATTCTAATTATTCTAGGTGCTACAGATAAGAAAGCAAGTGGTAAATTTGCAGGGATAGCCATTGGACTAGCGTTAACTTTAATTCATTTAATCTCAATTCCTATTACCAATACTTCTGTAAATCCTGCTCGTTCTATTTCGCAAGCACTTTTTGCAGGAGGAGAGTATATCCCTCAACTTTGGTTATTTATCACAGCGCCTATATTAGGAGCTATCGTAGGAGGAGTGATCTATAAGTATCTTTTACAAGACAGAAATTAA
- a CDS encoding efflux RND transporter permease subunit yields the protein MLNKIIKYFLHNRVITLLLLVVVIVWGLITAPFNWHQNMLPSDPVPVDAIPDIGENQQIVATEWMGRSPKDIQEQITYPLTTSLLGIPGVKTVRSSSMFGMSFIYIIFEENVEFYWSRSRILEKLNSLPAGTLPEGVIPSLGPDATALGQVYWYTLEGRNPETGEPTGGWDPDELRTVQDFYTKYNLSAAEGVSEVASIGGYVKEYQVEVNPDAMRAYNVSVMDVMSAIQKSNLDIGAETIEINKAEYLVRGLGYIKNVKDLEDAVVTVRNNVPVKIKDIAFVNLGPATRRGGLDKEGIEAVGGVVVARYGANPMHVISNVKAKIKEMEAGLPQKTLADGTISKVTVVPFYDRSGLIQETIGTLETALAHEILICIIVVIVLVINLRASVIISSILPIGVLATFIIMKYMGIEANIVALSGIAIAIGVMVDVGVVFVESIIRYMEEEKAQGIQSKGMAFVNLITKAVSEVSGALSTAMLTTIISFLPVFAMEAQEGKLFKPLAYTKTFALLSAFILGIIVLPTIAYYVYSIKIDKQKLRKIANYILAVVGIGLWIYTGEFIAVTLTLVAINNLFTPGWKTDTIANYINVVLTLFVALYYLTVEWLPLGTQESTGLNFVFVLLAIGSILGVLWLLVIYYEQILRWALTHRWKFMSIPILTLVFGMLVWLGADKSFGFLAKGFETVGWKSFRETAFWQKSTQTFPGIGQEFMPSLNEGSFLLMPTSMPHTGIEQNLQFIGTLDRRISNIPEVELTVGKWGRVNSALDPAPTQMFENTINYRSEYILDDNGHRQRFKVNKKGEFELINGTTYNVEDGFRLIPRDSLIIDKDGKFLRQWRPEIKKADDIWQEIVNVSHLPGLTSAPKLQPIEARLVMLSTGMRAPMGLKVSGPDLESIEAGGKALETALKDIPSIMPSTVFYDRAVGAPYVEIHLNRHNMARYGITVSDLQDVIGAAIGGMALTTTVEGRERFPVRLRYPRELRDNPEQLAKMLIPTATGAQIPLSEVADIEYAKGSQMIQSENTFLLGYVIFDKIETKAEVDVVHEADKLLQAKLASGELTLPKGVTYKFAGNYEQQERASQRLLYIVPLSLLAILLILYFQFKTIAASLIHFSGVFVAFAGGFILLWLYGQPWFMNFSVGDMNMRDLFQMHNINLSIAVWVGFIALFGLATNDGVLMGTYIHDTFKARDPKTKEEIREAVVYAGLKRVRPAAMTTATALIALLPVMTSTGKGAEIMVPMAIPTFGGMLIQSMTMFVVPVFQCWWREWAIKRSA from the coding sequence ATGCTTAATAAAATCATTAAGTACTTCTTACACAATAGAGTAATTACTCTATTACTACTAGTAGTAGTTATTGTATGGGGACTAATAACAGCTCCATTTAACTGGCACCAAAATATGTTGCCAAGCGATCCTGTACCAGTAGATGCTATCCCTGACATTGGTGAAAACCAACAGATCGTAGCAACAGAGTGGATGGGGCGCTCTCCTAAAGATATTCAGGAGCAAATCACTTATCCACTAACGACTTCTCTACTGGGAATCCCTGGTGTAAAAACAGTGCGTAGTAGCTCTATGTTTGGGATGTCGTTTATCTATATCATTTTTGAAGAAAATGTAGAATTCTACTGGAGCCGCTCGCGTATCTTAGAGAAACTAAACTCTCTACCAGCAGGAACATTACCTGAGGGAGTAATCCCTTCATTAGGACCAGATGCTACTGCACTTGGGCAAGTATACTGGTACACGCTAGAAGGGCGTAATCCTGAGACAGGAGAACCTACAGGTGGATGGGATCCGGACGAGCTACGTACAGTACAAGATTTCTATACTAAATATAACTTATCTGCTGCAGAAGGAGTGTCTGAGGTAGCTTCTATCGGAGGATATGTAAAAGAGTATCAAGTAGAAGTAAATCCTGATGCAATGCGCGCTTATAACGTATCTGTGATGGATGTGATGTCTGCGATTCAGAAAAGTAACCTTGATATCGGAGCAGAGACCATCGAAATTAATAAAGCAGAGTACTTAGTACGCGGTCTTGGATACATTAAAAATGTCAAGGATCTAGAGGATGCTGTAGTCACAGTACGAAACAATGTTCCTGTAAAAATTAAAGACATAGCCTTCGTTAACTTAGGGCCAGCTACACGTCGTGGTGGTCTAGATAAAGAAGGTATTGAAGCTGTAGGAGGTGTTGTAGTAGCTCGTTATGGAGCTAACCCTATGCATGTGATTAGTAACGTAAAAGCTAAAATAAAAGAGATGGAAGCTGGGCTTCCTCAAAAAACACTTGCTGATGGTACCATATCTAAAGTAACCGTAGTTCCTTTCTATGACCGATCAGGATTAATACAAGAAACAATAGGTACACTAGAAACAGCCTTAGCACACGAGATATTAATCTGTATCATCGTAGTTATTGTACTTGTTATAAACTTGCGCGCGTCAGTGATTATCTCTAGTATTCTACCCATAGGTGTACTAGCGACTTTCATCATTATGAAATATATGGGAATAGAAGCCAATATCGTTGCCCTATCGGGTATTGCTATTGCTATTGGAGTTATGGTGGATGTTGGCGTCGTCTTTGTCGAGAGTATCATCAGGTACATGGAAGAAGAAAAAGCCCAAGGAATACAAAGTAAGGGAATGGCTTTTGTCAACCTTATTACAAAAGCGGTATCAGAAGTATCAGGTGCCTTGTCAACAGCTATGCTAACCACCATTATCAGCTTCTTACCTGTATTTGCAATGGAAGCGCAAGAAGGAAAGCTATTTAAACCATTAGCTTACACCAAGACCTTCGCTCTATTATCGGCATTTATCTTAGGGATCATCGTACTTCCTACAATAGCGTACTATGTATACTCTATTAAAATAGACAAACAAAAACTGCGCAAAATAGCCAATTATATCTTAGCTGTAGTAGGTATAGGACTGTGGATATATACAGGCGAGTTTATCGCTGTGACGCTAACATTAGTGGCTATTAATAATCTGTTTACACCAGGCTGGAAAACAGATACAATAGCCAATTATATCAATGTAGTCCTTACCCTATTTGTGGCTTTATACTACCTTACAGTAGAATGGTTACCTCTGGGTACTCAAGAGAGTACAGGATTAAACTTTGTCTTTGTACTTTTAGCTATCGGATCTATATTAGGTGTATTGTGGTTATTAGTAATCTACTATGAACAAATCTTAAGATGGGCACTTACCCACCGCTGGAAGTTCATGAGTATTCCTATTCTAACATTAGTCTTCGGAATGCTAGTATGGTTAGGTGCAGACAAAAGCTTTGGTTTTCTAGCCAAAGGCTTTGAGACTGTTGGATGGAAATCATTTAGAGAAACTGCTTTTTGGCAAAAATCAACACAGACCTTCCCAGGTATTGGACAGGAGTTTATGCCTAGTCTTAACGAAGGATCATTCTTACTGATGCCAACAAGTATGCCTCATACAGGTATTGAACAGAACCTTCAGTTTATCGGTACACTAGACAGACGTATTTCCAATATTCCTGAAGTAGAATTAACAGTAGGTAAATGGGGACGTGTAAACTCTGCTCTAGACCCTGCTCCTACTCAGATGTTTGAGAACACGATCAACTATAGATCAGAATACATCCTAGATGACAATGGACATAGACAGCGATTTAAAGTGAATAAAAAAGGAGAGTTTGAACTTATCAATGGAACTACCTATAATGTAGAAGATGGTTTTAGACTTATCCCTAGAGATAGTTTAATTATAGACAAAGATGGTAAGTTCTTGCGTCAATGGCGTCCTGAGATTAAAAAGGCAGATGATATCTGGCAAGAAATTGTCAATGTATCTCACTTACCTGGACTAACCTCGGCTCCTAAACTTCAGCCTATCGAGGCAAGACTTGTGATGCTATCAACAGGTATGCGTGCGCCAATGGGATTAAAAGTATCTGGACCAGATCTAGAATCTATAGAAGCAGGTGGAAAAGCATTAGAGACTGCGCTTAAAGACATCCCTTCTATTATGCCTTCTACTGTATTCTATGATCGCGCGGTAGGTGCTCCTTATGTAGAGATTCACCTAAACAGACATAATATGGCTAGATACGGAATTACAGTATCTGACTTGCAAGATGTAATCGGTGCTGCTATCGGAGGAATGGCCCTAACCACTACTGTAGAAGGACGTGAGCGATTCCCGGTAAGATTGCGTTATCCTCGAGAACTAAGAGATAACCCAGAACAGCTAGCAAAAATGCTAATCCCTACCGCTACAGGAGCTCAAATTCCTTTAAGCGAGGTAGCGGATATAGAATATGCTAAAGGTTCACAGATGATTCAAAGTGAGAATACCTTCTTACTTGGTTATGTCATCTTTGATAAAATAGAAACAAAAGCAGAAGTAGATGTAGTACACGAGGCAGATAAGCTATTACAAGCTAAGCTAGCCTCTGGTGAACTTACCCTACCAAAAGGAGTAACCTATAAGTTCGCTGGTAATTATGAACAACAAGAAAGAGCTTCTCAGCGATTACTATACATTGTACCACTGAGTTTATTAGCGATTCTTTTGATTCTATACTTCCAGTTTAAAACGATTGCAGCATCGCTTATCCACTTCTCTGGAGTGTTCGTAGCTTTTGCAGGAGGTTTTATCTTATTGTGGTTATACGGACAGCCTTGGTTTATGAACTTCTCAGTCGGAGATATGAATATGAGAGACTTATTCCAAATGCACAATATCAACCTGAGTATAGCAGTCTGGGTAGGTTTTATCGCCTTATTCGGATTAGCTACCAATGATGGAGTACTAATGGGAACTTATATACATGATACCTTTAAGGCTAGAGATCCTAAGACTAAAGAGGAGATTCGAGAAGCGGTAGTATACGCAGGATTAAAACGTGTAAGACCTGCAGCGATGACTACTGCTACAGCTCTAATTGCACTTCTTCCTGTGATGACCTCTACGGGTAAAGGAGCAGAGATTATGGTCCCCATGGCTATCCCTACATTCGGAGGAATGTTAATACAGTCCATGACCATGTTTGTAGTACCAGTATTCCAATGTTGGTGGAGAGAATGGGCAATTAAGCGTTCCGCTTAA